The genome window AAAGCTGTTTCGCTTCATGCTGACGATCAATCGGAAGGGCGAACGGTTTAGTATGGTGAACGTAAAGTAGCAGTTTCGTGACGTTCGTCGGACACCTGGTCCTCATACCGGCGAACGTCATCCGGTTAATCCCGCTTTTTCTTCCCGCCAACCCGCTTGATCGGTCTGCCGTATTTCAGCATCTTCTCGGCGGCATGGTCACGGCGCACGTTCACTTTTTTGTTTTTCGCACTCTTCTCATGAAAAGCCGGACCAACTTCCTCGCGTTTAGGCGTTTTTACGTCGATCGTTTTCATGTACACTTTCGGCTTCTCATCCTCGATCAGTTCGTCCGACATCGTGAGTTTGTCCGGTAGCGGTGACATCGGAACCTGAAAATTCATCAGTCCTTCGATCGTGGCCAGATGCTCTTTCTCAGCCTCCGTCACGAACGTAATGGCAATGCCTTTTTTGTCGGCCCGACCCGTACGGCCAATGCGGTGAATGTAGCTTTCGGGCACATCCGGCGTGTCGAAATTGATCACGTGCGACACGTCGGCCACGTCAATTCCGCGCGAAATGATATCGGTAGCGATCAGAATCCGGTATCCACCGGACTTGAACTGTTCAACGGCATTGAATCGTGCATTTTGCGATTTGTTGGAGTGAATGACACCCAGCTTATCCGAAAAATCGCCCTCCAGCTGGTCATACAGCAGATCGGCCAGGTGTTTGGTCGCCGTAAAGACCAGTACTTTGGTCATGGCAGCGTTTTGCTCGAGCAGCAGCCGAAGCAAATTGACTTTCGTGTAGAAGTTAGGGACCAGATAACCGGTCTGCTCAATATTTTCCAACGGAGTGCCCACAGGAGCCGCTTCGACACGAACCGGTTTATTGAAGTAGGCATTGACGAGTTGGTCCACGTCGTCAGTGAGGGTAGCCGAAAAGAGCAGGTTTTGTCGCTTGTGAGGCAGCAGATCCAGAATAATTTTCAACTGCGTACGAAAGCCAAGATTCAGCATTTCGTCGAACTCATCGATAACGAGCTTCTTGATCGCTTTTGTTTTGACGGCCCCATTCAGGAGCAAATCTGCCAGCCGACCGGGGGTAGCGACTAGTATATCGAGCCCTTCGCGCACCTCGGCCAGCTGTGATTTCATGTTGACGCCCCCGTATACGCCTACCGCCGTCAGGTTCATGTACGTCGTCAGCTCCTTGATGGCTTCGACTACCTGAACGACCAGTTCACGGGTTGGCACAATGATCAACAATTGGGGAAGTTTCTCTTTCGAGAATTGAAATTGCCGAAGACTGGGCAACAGGTAGGCAAACGTTTTACCCGTTCCGGTTTGCGCGATACCGCACACATCCTGACCAGACATGACGACCGAGAA of Spirosoma agri contains these proteins:
- a CDS encoding DEAD/DEAH box helicase, yielding MNFDELNLTKPLLNALADRGYTTPTTIQEKVFSVVMSGQDVCGIAQTGTGKTFAYLLPSLRQFQFSKEKLPQLLIIVPTRELVVQVVEAIKELTTYMNLTAVGVYGGVNMKSQLAEVREGLDILVATPGRLADLLLNGAVKTKAIKKLVIDEFDEMLNLGFRTQLKIILDLLPHKRQNLLFSATLTDDVDQLVNAYFNKPVRVEAAPVGTPLENIEQTGYLVPNFYTKVNLLRLLLEQNAAMTKVLVFTATKHLADLLYDQLEGDFSDKLGVIHSNKSQNARFNAVEQFKSGGYRILIATDIISRGIDVADVSHVINFDTPDVPESYIHRIGRTGRADKKGIAITFVTEAEKEHLATIEGLMNFQVPMSPLPDKLTMSDELIEDEKPKVYMKTIDVKTPKREEVGPAFHEKSAKNKKVNVRRDHAAEKMLKYGRPIKRVGGKKKRD